The Macadamia integrifolia cultivar HAES 741 chromosome 3, SCU_Mint_v3, whole genome shotgun sequence genome segment ATTGGCCTTAGAACCCATCCCCATGCTTGACTTAGATTcaataaaaaatcacaaaaaagtTCTTGGTCTTCCATGTCATGCTTCCACCTAATTCTGCATTCACATAACAGAGATGAGAGAACTTTGGCTTTTAAGGAAAAGAAGTTaattgtcctctctctctctcattttgaaGGTAGGACCCCGGGGAAACAGATAGAATCATTTAATGGGTGGGTAGTGGGTCTCCACCTGAGACCCACAGGCAGAGGCCTTGGGTGGTCCGGCTTGAAATGCTAGTTCAATAGCTAACAGTGATAATGATCGAATTCTTCATGGGAGTTATGTGAGTGCTTACCTATAAAACATTAGTGGGGACTGGGAGAACATGAATCTAATCCCTCTTGTCTATAATCTTAAAAAGCTAAAATGTGATAAACCCTTCTTTTCACTGTTTTGATGTGGCCATTGGccaataataatgaaaatgggAGTCATGTGTCATGGTCATGCCACTAAAATCATTGTACCTCTGTTAAATCTTAGAccttgaaaggaaaaatgattgTACCTTCTTTGAAAAGCTTATCCCCTCTATCATATATCCTTTTCCCTGCTTTTTTGCTCCCCAGGTGTTCAATTAATATAAGCCACTACTTTATAAGTCAATTAACTCGAATGCAAGAAGGGTTACTGGTTAATCAATATGATTTCCCAATCAAACTTCTTAGAAGTAATGATAATCAAGAACTAAAACCCCCTGCAATGGAAGATCCAAATGCTCCAATGGATGACTAAAGATATTGATTGGGGCTGTGCAAAACTTTAAAACAGTGTAGTATTGTTGAGAGGTGCAGacaattatttcattatttcataAAGATATCGATGAGATGTATTGGAAGagatgatgagagagagagaagagacaaaCAGAGGCCAGGTCCAAAGCtgcaaatattttcttttattttcagaatGTGGTCTTAGCAGTAGGGATTCAGGGGCCTTCCATGGGACTTTACAATTGCTTTATGTGTGCGTGAGGCCAATACAAAAAGGGGAAATGAAACAGTGAAGGTTGAAGTGGAGCAGAAGGGGTAAAAATTAAAGCAGCCACAtgcaatagagagagagagagagagagaaacccaaATAGTATTCAGTGCTGAATGTGGTGAGTATCAAAAGGCCATTTTGTCTTGGGAAGTGTAGTTGAGTTTCATGTTATTcacgagatttttttttttttttNNNNNNNNNNNNNNNNNNNNtggggggggtggggtggtggggggaGGAGATGTCTGATCTCGATCTTACCTTTGCAAGTGATGTCTCATCTTTGTCTCCTCTAATCTTTTTAATCAGCTTCCATTATAGCTAAATTCTGTGATTAGGACTTGAAGTTTATTGAATAACTGAGCTTAACAATGGTGCTTAACAGCTTGTGGGTATGGGTCTTATCATCTACCAGACACTCCATTACCAGAACAGTTTGGCAAAAGTAGACCATGGAGTGAACCCTAAACATGAACAAGTATAGGTAAGGCTATATGAAATGCCACTAATGGTCAATAGTGCTAATTGCCAAAGAGCTACAGTGGTTATTTTACAGAAACGGCCGTTAATTCCAACCTTTAATAATGGGTATCCATCATCTGATCATCTTGTCTACCCTAAAGGAAAGTCCCATAAAGCTCCCCATAAATCCAAGCTGTATTATGTAGTTTGGCCTATGGACTGTGGACCCTGATGTTCTCAAATCCTTAGTGCAGGCAACTCTAAAGTAAGTGTTTGTGCCTTCCGTGGTCGACCCAACTCGCTATTGAGGAAGTTGAGATTGCCTACCTGAAATTTCAATTGGAAAACAGTCCATCTATGAAGCTTTGGGCAGTAGCTAGCAATAAATTTTGCTAATCTATGAAGCTTTAGGCAGTAGCTAGCAATAAATTTTGCTAACTGTTCAATATGGCGACCTCTGTTTTGTTGATCCAATGACAGCAAGAGTGTCGATTTTATAACTCAAATTAGTTCTAAGTTCCAACACCAACCTGGGATGAGACCAATCTTGTGATTACTGGAGGAAATACTTGAGCTATATTGTTCATTACAGAGCTATAACTACTTGTTTGATCTTTTATGAATCCATATCCCATTTACAACTATCAATACTACAAGTACTACCAGTTGGATATGaaatctcaatctctctctttttttttttttttttttgctgaagaAATGAGTCTTTATTTCACTTCATCCTGATATACCCCAAAGAGTAGTTTTTAAAACTCAGATAAGGACCAGCGGTCAAACCTGACTCAATGGGAACCAGCCCCTCTTTGGAATCAAACCAGGTGATTATCAGCCAACCATCCAGTTTTTGAGAACCACCACAATATTTGGTTTGATTGTAGCTTCATAAAATTTAAGGGAGAGTACTCTCCCAACTCACAGCTTAGAGAACACACCAATTAGGGGGGGCACGCGGTGATTCATAATAAGGGCAAGGaagagaagggggagagagaagagaaaggatgaTGGTGTAACCTCCACACCACCAGTTCAAAGAATCTATTCCCAAATTTTAATATTAAGTTCATCTATGGAAAACTGAACCTTGGAACTCTCTCaacttttaattatttttaaaaaatcaaggttaaaaaaaataaaaaataaaaaataaataaataaattctgtACAGGAactgggatttttattttttcttcgaTGATCGATCCAGTTTTAAAAACAATGCTAAAAAATTGTCACAAAATGTGCCAGTTTCTTGCATTGAGTGGGAACCgtcaaatatataaatatatatatatatatatattttcaaaaattggtCCAACATTGAACTTTGTACTTTCTACACCCCTCCCCccacaacaaaataaaaaacaaaaacaaaaattggacTTCGTACTTTAGTTTGATTTTGCCAGCTTTGATATGAAGAAATGGTTCCAAACTCAAAACACTGCCAATTCTCAAAGCAAAACAAGAATCAAAAGGTAATGTATCCAAACCCcctttcccccaccccccaacccccaacgaaaataaataaataaaataaattcagaCATCAATATCATAATTCACCATAGGTGATGGGAGCAGTTTTTCCTTTGCTTCTTCAATTTAAGTTCATTTGTCCTACTTGCTACCATTTTCTGGTTAACAACGGGGTTTTTCAGCTTGTGTCATGCCCTACTAATGTATATCAGATGTAGGGGTGCAAAAGTTGGGCCGAAAATCTGAGCCCATCCAGACCTCACGTTACCTTTGGGCCTCGGACTGGAAATTCCAGTCCGTAGGTTTAGATAAGAATGAGAAATCCCAGCCCATGGACAGGGCGGGCTGGGTTAGACTTTAGAGTCGAGGTATCTGAATTGATGATGTGCTTTATGGCATCAGATGTAGGGGGTGCAAGTTGGGCCGAAAATCTGAGCCCATCTAGACctctcccaacctttggggctTGGACTGTGATTTCTCTGcctcttgtttctttttcttttcctcattcaaAGAAATAACAGACAGtgacccataggtacgagagtCATGCCCTCAAGCAGTTAGTCATGcgaattagagagagaagctgggAAGAAACAGCTAATAATTACTTCAAAATTTATGATTAAGCATTTTGATGAAAGCAACTTACAGGGCAACTAAGCAATTTAGAAGCAGCAGACTCGGATACTACTCGAGGCTCTTGCATGAGGATCTGAGGACCCCTAAGGAAAAAGCTCTTAGAGTCATCATCTGAAGCACTGGAGATCACTGTGGAGACCTCTTTAGTCCTACCCATTAAATGAAATCCAGAAAAATGGTTTCCCCATATATCATATGTGAACTCATTCCCGAACCCTGTTTTTTCCTCTGCCTTTACAGTTGTCTCTGTCAAGAGTTTGGATCCAGGAGCCCGAGCTCCTGGGGCAATTGCAGAAGTTGAAACCAAGAATGTTGGAGAACCAACCTCACGTGGTCCACCCAACCCTGAGCATGGAAAAGTAGCAGAAGGTAACAGAACAGGTTTACTAGTTTCTCCTGCCAGTGAAGGCTTCTCTTGAGCATGAAGTAACAAACTATTACTGCAGTATTTGGTAGAAATCTGAGACTCCAACAAACTTGACTGGTCAGCAGCTTTAAGCATTCGTCCCCTCTCATGGCTCTGATCATCCATACGGGCAAATGGGTCCTTCGCCTCATTGCCATGGTCGAATTCAGGAGAATGTGTAACCGATGTGACAGGGGACAGGGGCAAAGAAGGGGTAGAGTTTCCACTCTGACTACTAGAAACTTCAGGCATCCCAGTAAACCCTGCAACAgcattccttttcttcctccgtctgcttcccttttcttttccagtCCTAACTGTGAGGTTGCCAGTTTGTGGTGATTCTAGTTGGCCAGAGGTCACAACTGCTTCCATAGACTTCAGTACCAAAGAAGATGGTATTAATGGCATTTCCTTTTGAGGTTCTGATATTTTGATGCTTTGTCCTTGATCATCCTGCATCAGTTTTGTACATTGAACATCTGTCTCTTGTCCCCGATGGCCATTGGCACAACCAGATCTACAAACTAAACCTGGCTTAGATGTTTCATCTTCCCTGACAGACCTCGACATACAGTCCACACTACTACAAATAGAAAATTTGTTATTCCTCTGGTGACGATGCTTACGAGAAGATATCCCAGCAGTGCCAACAGTAGCAATGGGACTTCTCTCAGCCTTGAATAAGCAATCAAGGGCAACCAGGGTCACTGGTTGGGGAAACTGGCGgcagaatataaaaaataaaacaaaagcagAAACAAGGACCACCATAGAAGATTTCACCAGGAACATCCAGAACAATGACTTCCTATAGAGATTGATCATGTATGCAGGAAGAGTTGCCTTCATAGGGACAATGAAAATACCAGTAGCCAGGGCCAGCTCAAGATCTCTGTGAACCATGGCAGCAGAAAAGTCAGTCTGGTATGAGATCAGAAGCCTTGTTGATTCCCCAGGTTCAAGAGCAAAACCTCTACAAGTATGTACAATGAACCCATCCAACTGACAGTCAGTTCCTGAAACTTCAATGCTTTTCACCTCCAGCGGAAGGTCCCCGGTGTTTTTTGCATACAGTTCTTTCAATAATGGCTCAGAACAGATGGAGCTGGTGTCTTCAACATGAGACAAAAATTCTGCACCTGACATTTTGGGAGAAATTGGCATTTCAAGGCTGAATTCTAAGCTCTGAACGGGCTCAGACCCATCAAGAAGAACCAAGGAAAGTGACCCTCCGAATCCCCGTAGAGGCAACCACTCTACACCTGAAAGATTATTCCTTATCAGAGCTGAACTTCTCCACCTACATCTATTCGAAGGGTGAAAAACAATAGGCCCTAAAAAGGCCGTGCCATAGGAATGGACATAGGCCTCTGTTACTGCACCTTCTGCTATAGAAAATCCATATATCAGCATTGACTCATTATGAATCAAACTACTCGATGAAAGGGGTTTCAAAAACTCATCAGCAGCCCTGCATTCATCAATGATCGATCCTGAATTCAAGACAAGCTGCATTATGACCGGTTGTTCACTAGGATTTTTTACCGTGATCCAATTAGAACGATGAGTTCCAACCTGAACCATAGGGAACAGTATCTCATGATCATCAAGCACAGACATGTCAGTAGTGGTGCCCTGAGACCTCCAATTTTTCAATACCAACTCATCTGCTTCTGCAGTCTCCAATACCTTTAACTGCAAGTTTACATAAACCCACACAATGACCATTAGAAGACAGAAATAACCTCTGCTACagaagaaattttttatgatattacGGTAagaaaccatttaaaaaaaaaaatgctgccAATAGTTAGGAGCAATTCCAGTCCATCCCTCCTTTGACCCTGCAAAAGCAGGAATTAGCACCAGGTTACAtcccttttttctgtttttaggtCATAATCAAAGTTTTAGTTTACTTCGGAGTGAATTCCCGAGTCCTTTCAATTGAGTCTCTAGTCAAAGTAggataagttagtttctatttatcTTTCCTATTTCAGACAATTTTGATATTTCAATGTGCCCCATAGTCCCTTGAAAATTGCATGAAAAATAGGGGAACTCAGTTTGACGAGGGGCATTGGAAGAAAGCCCCCAAAATCAATTATCATACGGCTGAGACAGGCCACTTTAATATGTGACCTATCAAGCATGTCCTTAATTTATCAAACAGTTAGCCTGCTAAATCATCCATCCATTTGGCTGAATAGCATGTGACATGATAGCAAGGGTTCTGGTTAATAGCTTAGCCGGCTAAATCATCCATCCATTTCGCTGAAAAGCATGGGACATGATGGGAAGGGTTCTGGGTAATAGCATTATAGTCCTGACAGagacattttcctttttttccttctttattattattattattattttaatggaaTTTCTAGGTATTGTTGCTAATCTTCTCAGAAAATGATTGGTGCTAAGGAAAACCATATGGTTTGGTGGTTGATACACTCTAGCATGGTGCTTAGTTGGTACTAGTACTGTATGTCTGTGTCCTCCTTTCTACTTCACCATCCATTGAACCATAGTATAGTGTTTTTACTGCAAGATCTCCAGAGAAAGACCAGTTTCCTCATTGTTTTGCCGTTATGAAGTTGTTCATTGGATTTTCTGGAAGTTACAGCCCATATAATAGGATTAGTTTAGGgctattattgttttcttaagTTTATTAACTGATGTAAAATTCATTGCAGGAAAGGCAACTGGTCCGATTTCTCTAAACAAGAGTTGATTTTATGAATCAATAttcaattattttgaaaatcttaTATAGTTCTGCTGATTTTTGCATTATTAGCCACATCAACTAGGTCATTAACCTACCTAAGTGAGCCCAATTTGTATATTCTCTTGCATCAGAGTTCAAGTACATTGTGTATCTAGCAACATGGGCAAAAGCTCAAATCCACAGCATTGTATTCAGATTTTGGGTACTAATCAAATAATTGATTGGTTAGAAAACTATAATCAGTTgcactggtttttttttttcttttcaagaaagagaaaatacagTTGCACTCTTTAGTAAAAAGAAAGTAATTGGTGAGCATCCATTAGACCTATACAATGCTTCGCAGTCCTGAAGCAATGAGCAATCAATATGCAGACTCTAACTCATGATTAGGACAATTAAAGCCAATCTTCAGTGGCATCAAATTAGAGCATATGGGGAAAATGAATgatccaaaacaaaaaagaagccaaaaaaaaaaggggcactAAACAAAAAAGTTGACACCAAGAGCCAAGTTCAATGGCATCTTGATCCTATAGTTGCCCAAACAGATATGAACAGGGGCCATATGTACTATCCAAGATCATTACTTGTTTCCTAAAACTAAACAAAAGAACGTGAATATCAGTACCCTGTCAAAATATTATCACATCATACTATTGATATTGATTTACAATATATCAATATAAACACACACTAAATCTATCAGGTCTACTAATTTGAACAAAAGTAACATTTTAATGTCCTTATGGAAAGATTCTTTCAAATATATCTTTACATTCATTAATAGAAACAATTAATAAATTTAAACCGAAGAACGAATAACATATTCAACCATTGATAAAATACACCTTGAAATTTGTTGCTCGTAATGGTTGAGAACCACGTAAAAGTTTCAAAAGAATATAAATTCCTCAAAATTCAATCTTTTAGTtgttttacatataaagagacAGACAAGTCAGACTCAATCAGAACTTGTTCTATGTCTCaaaacaacttcactattttcttctAGTACTTCTAACTCTTTGCACTCATTCTCTCCTCAGTTTCCTATTCATTTGCGAGAGTTCCTTATCTCTTGGACCGTTTCCAGTTTCTACATTCCAGTCTCCTAACAAATTCTTCAAAAACTAAGCCCTAGCAAATTTGGGAATCTAAACCAAGTGTAAATGTGATGCTCGAGTTTAGTAGGGGTACATGACAGAGAGACTTAGATACTTAGCTTTCTCATAACAAAGCCTTAATCTAACTTTTAAAATGAGGTATACTGTACAATATGTTTTGTGCCATTCACCACTTAAGAAGTATCTAATTTTTCAGTCATTGTCACAGTTAACCATATGTGCCCATTATTGGCCTAGTTTACAAGTGCTTATATATCAAGAAGAAGGCATATATAGGTTAAATATGCTAGTTTTTTACTTCTTTATGGATATATAGGGTGTAACTCAGTAGTGCACGCATCACCAAATTGAGGAACTAAGTTAAAAAGTCAAGGCAATCCATTGATCATCTACCAAGTAACATAAATCAAAAGCAGAGGCTACAGGCTTGGTTACATTTATCTCCTcatcaaatcaaattttttcATATGGCCACACGGTGGTTCCATATGATAGAGGACCCGACATCCATCTCATTGATCAAATTTCATCCCCAAATAAGTATGGGAAATGCCTCAAAAGTGAGTATAAAGAGACAACTACAAAAATGCTACCAAGTACTGGACTTCTTTCATTTGAAATGGCATTATTGTTATTCAATGAAACTTTAATCTCACTTTCAACTGGTTCCCATGCTTCTTTTGAGCTGGAATTTACGGACACGATAAGAGTGGGGTCCTCTACCACATGGACCCACTCATGTGGGCCACATCGCAAGTTGGTGACCGGCTAAATGTAACCAAGCAGGGCTACAACTAGACAGCCCCCCTACAgaatcctttttctttcttcttttttttggggggggggtggattgGGGAGCATTGTGAGGAGACAGGAGGCAAGGGGAGGCTGGGTAGGTGATGCAGAATAAAGGACCTACCAGCATGGAAATTCAAGAAGAACCAGGCCTAACGTGGCACAGTTCTGTTAGGAATAGGCTTAACATGGCCTGGGTGCActttattttagttttagttgCTTTTGTTTTATTGTAAGAGTTTTAAGTTCTCATTGATCCTGTGGTTCAATGGTTCAACATAGGTTATGCCATCTTTTCTTTGATAGAGCTTAAGTTATGGGTGATGGTCCACATTATCTTATCATTTAAGAATTTTAATTACATAGGACTTCTAGTAAGGTCGGTTAGGGCCTTGGGGGTTTCCTAACCTATCATACTTGTTCTCTATTTTgcatttataaataaaggatgAGCAGCTTGCAGCCCACAATATTGGCTTTCAATATTGTTATTTCTGCTGTGAGAAACAGCATGGCTTTGTGGTGATTCAAGATGCTAGATTAATGGAAAACTCAATCACACCTTGCAGTAGGAAGCCCAGGTTACAGATTCCTCTttccatcttcatcattatcAGTTTCATTCAAGAACTTGTCACTTCCTGCATGTCAGTAAGTATACAGAACCAGCAGTACCTGTGATTTATCTCTCCTACTTTCTCTGGGATTTTCTGGTATTAATGTATTATACCATACACATTTCAGAACTCTGTCCTGTTTCCACGGATCATATTTGGTCAGTACTCGAAACCTTCTCCTACAATCAAGTCTgatggaaacagcctctccaagAAGCAAGAAGCGGGGTAAgactgcgtacattatgaccctacccagaccctgcagtggcaggagcctcgtaCACTAGGCACTCCCTTTTCAATGCTATACTCACTCCTATTCCAAGTTGGATTCAATATTTGCTATTTTGGGAAGTTATTCAAGGACTGATATTTGTTGATCTGTTGAATCTCATATGAATAGCATAGTTTGATCTACCATTGGGTGTATTGAATATGAAAACTGATCATCAAAAAAAACAATTGACTGATCAAACTTGAGGTCTCCTACTCCAACTAGAAATTGACCATTCCAGCAGATCCAACCCTTGGATCATGCTGAAACTTTCAGCAACTATTCTAGAGCATTAGAGGAGAACTTGGCCTGCATCATCCAGCCATCTAAGttgtggattttattttatgcaatTTCTCTTTAATCTGGAAATTTAGTCTCTGTTTTCGATCCTGTTTTGGTAAGTACTAGTTATACATATCAGAACCGCATCAGTAGGTGTGGTAATTCAGCCTACAAACTAAACGAGCAATAAAAATTTGTCAGAAATAATGAATTTGATAACTTTTCCTAGCAAAACAGAGACCGTGCATTGAAATTGTGGATTCATTAGCTAGAGATGGGTAGAGAGAAAATTTGTGTGTTGAGCCTGATCCTGTGGAGTAATGTAGATATTGGGAAGgggtttgtttggtttttatttaccAGACCCGTTGGTTTTAAGTTTTGTACACTAGTCTTTCCCTTTAGGATGGAACTGTACATTCTCTGCTATGTGCCCAATTACTTTGTTCTGTTATGTAAGCTTAAAAAAGTGTACACATTTTTTCTTCAGAAGCAAGGCTTATATATCTCCCACATTTAGGGAGTGATGTAGAATTATGATCCCCTAGTCAAGATCATTAAGTGTTAGGCTTGACTTTCAGGCAACTAGGGGTTTTCCTAAAGGGTTTTGCTACACATTCtggataggatttttttttttgcagaaaaaTTCTGTCATTAGATAGGTTTACAATGAAGCTAGGAATATTCAAGCTAATTATGTCACAACTTCATGTATTTGAGAGACTGTTCTTATTTTGTGCCAGAGCAATTTATAAAGCACAGGCCAAAATGGGTGACATCAAGGGACATCACTTGAATGCAGAAAACTACCATGTTCTACTCATGAACCATCTTTCAAGTATCACGTGATTTTAATTTTCATCATGGCAAAGAGTATAAATCAAATGTTCACCACTtattacaaccatcatggaactGTAGAAATAGAAAAGCAGGTATGAGATTCAGCATAGCTTTACCAGCATTGACGATTGAATGCCTCCATTTAAAATTCGAGTCGTTGCATTGCCAAACTTGTCCTCATGATGAAGGTGGTAGCCAATATATGAACTTGTTTGATGTCTCGAACAAGTGCGCACTATATCTTGGCAAGGAATCTCAATTTGTGAACTTCCTGAATCATTTGTCACTAAAAGTAATTTACAGTTCAAATTTACATTTGAAACCTCAGGGGCGTACTGAGCATCAACAAGTGCACGAGTATAGGTAACAACAGCAACTCGCGTAGCAGTACCAGGGAAGAGTAATAAGCCTTCCATGTATTTGATCTGGAAAAGCCTAGCTCCATCAGCGATTTCACTAATCTTGACAACACTTAACAGGTTGGGAGCTTCATTTGTCAGAGAGAGTGCAATATCTATCATTTCCCCACTGTCACATGGCACGAGAGCCTCAAGAGTAATAGAAACCAAACCTGTATGTCCACCATATGCAGCCTTCCCTCGCACTTCTGCTTCAAGAGGAACTATAACTGTATCAGTCCTGCCTAGTGAAGAACTCTGCAACTGCACACAAAAAGTACCGACCAATTTTCCTTCACTACATGAGGAGAAGTCTATCTCTAGGATGGTTCCAGTGCTGTGAGGATCAAGCGTCCAACTTCCATTAGGCTTAATCCCCACCAATGGCAAACCAACTTCACCACTCCTTATGTTCAACCACTCTATATCACTCAGAGAATAACTAAACTCATCAGAACCCTGAATAGTGTCCATTCTACAAACAGCTTCTGCAGAGTATGAAGTGCTCCCTGATGAGAATGACATCCAACCAGTAACTTCCTGTACATAGAGGGTCTCATTGAAAGGATTGTGTATGGACAAATTCTTGCGATATGATCCATCTGAAGCAACATCCAGGCCTATCAGAGGCTGTATGCGATAAGGGGATTCAATAGCAAAACCTTTTGCATGAACCAAGAAACCCCCAGCGCTTGTCTGTAAGACCAGGTGAGCCAAGGAAGATCCCAATATTCTTGGTAAGAAGACAAAACAAATTGAAGCAACTTCACCAGGACCAAGCAACATATCATCAAAATCACAAGGGTAAAACTGACTATCAGAGCTGAATGGTTCATAGACATGCAAGAGGCTATCATTGCAAGTATTCTCCACAGTCAATAAGGCAAATGAAGGAAAGTATAAATAGTTTTGTCCCCAATCAAGTGAATGAGGTTTTATCTCCACATTGAATGATGAACTGCCACTAAAACCTGACCTAATTGCCTCAAGAGTCTTATCGGGGCTCTTAGTCGATTTGTATCCTCTACAGGAGGAATGAAGATTCCAACCAACACTACTGTTCTGCTGGAATGATACATCCTGGAGTCCCCTTCCAGAATTCAGAGAACATGAAACTAGTCTTCCATTTGATAACTTAAACATCCGATGGTCTTGCAAATGGCTTGAGTTACCATCCCACATACCATGAGGAACTGGCCCATCAGATAATGTAGCATCAGTCTTTCTCCCTGGGACTTCTACAAGAGATGCTTTAAAATTATCTACTGCAAGAAGAAAACCAGGCAATGTTGAAGGAAAGCAAAAGAATTCAGAACTGGAACAGACATTCTTAAAACTGGAGAATGTTGGAGAGTTTCCGCAAACATAGTTTGAATTAACATCACAACCAAAAACGTCTGTAAGACCTGCATCATGATTAACAACACTGGGTCCACAATCATTACAATCAAAACTGTTCCTCATCCCATTCACTTGTGGTGCTAAATGGTCCCTCTCAGTACATGACCCACACAAGACAAGGCAGAAAAAGATACATGAAAGAACCAGAACAAGATGGTATCCATTGAATGGACGAAGAAATCTCCTGTACATGAATCACAAAAAATGTCATTAGTAACAAAATTAGTTTAAATGGCATACACAAGTCCATAGACACATTTCTCTGACAGAAATGTGAAAAATGGGGAAGGCActaaaattatcaaaaagaGGTCAATAATTACTGCATAGTATCTCCAAAATGACATGAGATGGCTAAGAAAAATTCATGCAACTCAACATTTCTACATGGTAAAGAGTttacatgaaaattttccataaaTGAGAAACATCAAAGGTCCAGAAAAAGAAAGTGAGGCGTAATTAATAAAAGTTTGTTTCGTACGATGGGTTATATAGGATTATGCACATGATCATTTCTTTTGTTCCCAATTTAGTACAACTGAGATGAGACGGTTTTCTCATTTGGGATGCATGATCGATCAAATTTAAGTTATTGATATCGTCACTGAGATGAGATGAGACGAAACTTAGTATCATTGCTGCATATTTCATTCCAGACAGTGAAAGAAAGCTTAAATTTAAGTTATTTATATCATCAAACAC includes the following:
- the LOC122073963 gene encoding uncharacterized protein LOC122073963 isoform X1 — translated: MENLYLTARAEEQQMSMFHRRFLRPFNGYHLVLVLSCIFFCLVLCGSCTERDHLAPQVNGMRNSFDCNDCGPSVVNHDAGLTDVFGCDVNSNYVCGNSPTFSSFKNVCSSSEFFCFPSTLPGFLLAVDNFKASLVEVPGRKTDATLSDGPVPHGMWDGNSSHLQDHRMFKLSNGRLVSCSLNSGRGLQDVSFQQNSSVGWNLHSSCRGYKSTKSPDKTLEAIRSGFSGSSSFNVEIKPHSLDWGQNYLYFPSFALLTVENTCNDSLLHVYEPFSSDSQFYPCDFDDMLLGPGEVASICFVFLPRILGSSLAHLVLQTSAGGFLVHAKGFAIESPYRIQPLIGLDVASDGSYRKNLSIHNPFNETLYVQEVTGWMSFSSGSTSYSAEAVCRMDTIQGSDEFSYSLSDIEWLNIRSGEVGLPLVGIKPNGSWTLDPHSTGTILEIDFSSCSEGKLVGTFCVQLQSSSLGRTDTVIVPLEAEVRGKAAYGGHTGLVSITLEALVPCDSGEMIDIALSLTNEAPNLLSVVKISEIADGARLFQIKYMEGLLLFPGTATRVAVVTYTRALVDAQYAPEVSNVNLNCKLLLVTNDSGSSQIEIPCQDIVRTCSRHQTSSYIGYHLHHEDKFGNATTRILNGGIQSSMLLKVLETAEADELVLKNWRSQGTTTDMSVLDDHEILFPMVQVGTHRSNWITVKNPSEQPVIMQLVLNSGSIIDECRAADEFLKPLSSSSLIHNESMLIYGFSIAEGAVTEAYVHSYGTAFLGPIVFHPSNRCRWRSSALIRNNLSGVEWLPLRGFGGSLSLVLLDGSEPVQSLEFSLEMPISPKMSGAEFLSHVEDTSSICSEPLLKELYAKNTGDLPLEVKSIEVSGTDCQLDGFIVHTCRGFALEPGESTRLLISYQTDFSAAMVHRDLELALATGIFIVPMKATLPAYMINLYRKSLFWMFLVKSSMVVLVSAFVLFFIFCRQFPQPVTLVALDCLFKAERSPIATVGTAGISSRKHRHQRNNKFSICSSVDCMSRSVREDETSKPGLVCRSGCANGHRGQETDVQCTKLMQDDQGQSIKISEPQKEMPLIPSSLVLKSMEAVVTSGQLESPQTGNLTVRTGKEKGSRRRKKRNAVAGFTGMPEVSSSQSGNSTPSLPLSPVTSVTHSPEFDHGNEAKDPFARMDDQSHERGRMLKAADQSSLLESQISTKYCSNSLLLHAQEKPSLAGETSKPVLLPSATFPCSGLGGPREVGSPTFLVSTSAIAPGARAPGSKLLTETTVKAEEKTGFGNEFTYDIWGNHFSGFHLMGRTKEVSTVISSASDDDSKSFFLRGPQILMQEPRVVSESAASKLLSCPVSCFHQNA
- the LOC122073963 gene encoding uncharacterized protein LOC122073963 isoform X2 — translated: MENLYLTARAEEQQMSMFHRRFLRPFNGYHLVLVLSCIFFCLVLCGSCTERDHLAPQVNGMRNSFDCNDCGPSVVNHDAVDNFKASLVEVPGRKTDATLSDGPVPHGMWDGNSSHLQDHRMFKLSNGRLVSCSLNSGRGLQDVSFQQNSSVGWNLHSSCRGYKSTKSPDKTLEAIRSGFSGSSSFNVEIKPHSLDWGQNYLYFPSFALLTVENTCNDSLLHVYEPFSSDSQFYPCDFDDMLLGPGEVASICFVFLPRILGSSLAHLVLQTSAGGFLVHAKGFAIESPYRIQPLIGLDVASDGSYRKNLSIHNPFNETLYVQEVTGWMSFSSGSTSYSAEAVCRMDTIQGSDEFSYSLSDIEWLNIRSGEVGLPLVGIKPNGSWTLDPHSTGTILEIDFSSCSEGKLVGTFCVQLQSSSLGRTDTVIVPLEAEVRGKAAYGGHTGLVSITLEALVPCDSGEMIDIALSLTNEAPNLLSVVKISEIADGARLFQIKYMEGLLLFPGTATRVAVVTYTRALVDAQYAPEVSNVNLNCKLLLVTNDSGSSQIEIPCQDIVRTCSRHQTSSYIGYHLHHEDKFGNATTRILNGGIQSSMLLKVLETAEADELVLKNWRSQGTTTDMSVLDDHEILFPMVQVGTHRSNWITVKNPSEQPVIMQLVLNSGSIIDECRAADEFLKPLSSSSLIHNESMLIYGFSIAEGAVTEAYVHSYGTAFLGPIVFHPSNRCRWRSSALIRNNLSGVEWLPLRGFGGSLSLVLLDGSEPVQSLEFSLEMPISPKMSGAEFLSHVEDTSSICSEPLLKELYAKNTGDLPLEVKSIEVSGTDCQLDGFIVHTCRGFALEPGESTRLLISYQTDFSAAMVHRDLELALATGIFIVPMKATLPAYMINLYRKSLFWMFLVKSSMVVLVSAFVLFFIFCRQFPQPVTLVALDCLFKAERSPIATVGTAGISSRKHRHQRNNKFSICSSVDCMSRSVREDETSKPGLVCRSGCANGHRGQETDVQCTKLMQDDQGQSIKISEPQKEMPLIPSSLVLKSMEAVVTSGQLESPQTGNLTVRTGKEKGSRRRKKRNAVAGFTGMPEVSSSQSGNSTPSLPLSPVTSVTHSPEFDHGNEAKDPFARMDDQSHERGRMLKAADQSSLLESQISTKYCSNSLLLHAQEKPSLAGETSKPVLLPSATFPCSGLGGPREVGSPTFLVSTSAIAPGARAPGSKLLTETTVKAEEKTGFGNEFTYDIWGNHFSGFHLMGRTKEVSTVISSASDDDSKSFFLRGPQILMQEPRVVSESAASKLLSCPVSCFHQNA